The following nucleotide sequence is from Candidatus Poribacteria bacterium.
GTCGCAGGACGGTTCACCGACTACCGGCAGATGATCGCCGAAACGGAGCCCGATGCTGTCTATATCTTGATGCCGCCGTACCACCTGTTCGACATCACGATTCACGCGCTGAACGCCGGAAAGCACGTCTTCATCGAGAAGCCGCCGGGCGTGACGACCTATCAGACGACCGCCTTCGCCCGTCTGGCGGAGCAGAAGGGCGTCAAGACGATGTGCGGGTTCAACCGCCGGCACATACCGCTGCTCAAGTGGGCGAAGGACGAGGTGACAGCGAGCGGCGAGATCGTCCAGTGTGTCGCAACGTTCTACAAGTATCATACCGGCGGGAGATACTACGACGGCGCGATTGACATTCTTACCTGCGACGCCGTCCACGCGGTCGATACGCTCCGATGGATGGGCGGGGACGTGACGAAAGTCACGTCGCTCGTGCGCCGCTACCACGCGGATTTCGACAACGCGTTCAACGCGCTCGTCGAGTTCGAGAGCGGGGCTACCGGTGTGCTGCTCACCAATTGGATGACCGGCGCCCGGATGCACGCCTTCGAGCTCCATGCGCCGGGGGCTTCCGCGTACGTGGACGGCGACCGCGAGGCGCGCCTGTTCGTCCAGAACGGGCCCGCCCAGGTGCGGACGACGCAGGATGCAGCAGGCAGCGCGTCGCAGCATCGATACTACGGGTTCTTGGATGAGAGCCGGCACTTCATCGACTGTATCCGTGAAGACCGTCTGCCGACCAGCCACTTCGGCGACGCCGTTAAGACGATGGAACTGGTGGATCGCATCTACGCGAACAACGTCGCGTGATACCGGATAACCCGGGCGCGCGGGAGGGTGAGGTATGGGGCGGGGTGTGTCGGCTCGCGTACAGTTGCTGTGGCTGACCGTCGCGCACGGGACAGTCGATGCCTACGCCCTCATGGTTCCATTCCTGCTGCCCATCCTGCTCGAAGGAACCGCTGGGCGTCCTGGCTTGTCTCCGCCGGGACAGCGGGAGCTCTACGCGGGCGTGTTCGCGGCGATGTCCGCGGCGTCCACGTCATTGGGGCAGTTGGGGTTCGCCTTACTCGCCGACCGCGCTCGGAACGCGGCGTTCCTGTGGGGCGGGCTTGCGGTCGCCGCGTTCGGCATGTCGCTGGTCGGGCTGGCTCCTAACCTGCCCCTGGCGTTCGCCCTGGTGTTGATCGGTGGGATGGGCGTCGCGGCGTTCCATCCCCAGGCGACGGTGGCGGCGCGGCTGGTCTCCAAGGCTCAGGGGCTGGGCGTCTCGGTGTTCGTCACCGGCGGGAACATCGGGCAGTCGGTCGGTCCGTTTCTTCTGATCGTCGCGTTGTCGGCGTTCGGTCCGCGTGCGTTCGCCCCGGCGATGATTCCCGGGATCGCGCTCGCCCTGCTCCTGATCCCCACGCTCTCAGGCGTTGTCAACGGGAACGGCGAGACGCGCCGCGCAGAGCGTCCGACAGGACCGATCCCGTACCGGGCGCTCGGCGTGCTCTTTGCGCTCGTCGTCCTGCGTACGCTCGCGTTCACCGGCTTCCTGAACTTCCTGTCGCTCTACCTGAAGGACCGCGGATTCGGCGACATCGCGAGGGCAGGCGCGATGTCGGGATTCATCTTCTTCGGGTCGGTGGGGATGCTGTTGGGCGGGCTGCTGTCTGACCGTCTGCCGCGAACGCCGCTCCTTCTGGCGTCGCTGTTGCTGCCATCGCCCGCGTGGATCGGCGTGCTCCACACGCAAGGGCTCGCCTTCTTCGGTCTGCTGTTCCTGGGCAATTTCCTGTTCCAGTTCTCGACGCCGATCTACATCGTCCTGGGTCAGGAGGCGATGCCCGAACGCGCGAACGTGGCGACGAGCCTGATGATGGGAACCGCTTGGGGAACCGCCGGTCTGCTGGCGCTTCCGGTGGGAGCCATCGCCAACTC
It contains:
- a CDS encoding Gfo/Idh/MocA family oxidoreductase — protein: MDRVRAAVVGGGSLANAVHYPSLSEMEDVEIVAIAELNPARLNATADKYGVAGRFTDYRQMIAETEPDAVYILMPPYHLFDITIHALNAGKHVFIEKPPGVTTYQTTAFARLAEQKGVKTMCGFNRRHIPLLKWAKDEVTASGEIVQCVATFYKYHTGGRYYDGAIDILTCDAVHAVDTLRWMGGDVTKVTSLVRRYHADFDNAFNALVEFESGATGVLLTNWMTGARMHAFELHAPGASAYVDGDREARLFVQNGPAQVRTTQDAAGSASQHRYYGFLDESRHFIDCIREDRLPTSHFGDAVKTMELVDRIYANNVA
- a CDS encoding MFS transporter encodes the protein MGRGVSARVQLLWLTVAHGTVDAYALMVPFLLPILLEGTAGRPGLSPPGQRELYAGVFAAMSAASTSLGQLGFALLADRARNAAFLWGGLAVAAFGMSLVGLAPNLPLAFALVLIGGMGVAAFHPQATVAARLVSKAQGLGVSVFVTGGNIGQSVGPFLLIVALSAFGPRAFAPAMIPGIALALLLIPTLSGVVNGNGETRRAERPTGPIPYRALGVLFALVVLRTLAFTGFLNFLSLYLKDRGFGDIARAGAMSGFIFFGSVGMLLGGLLSDRLPRTPLLLASLLLPSPAWIGVLHTQGLAFFGLLFLGNFLFQFSTPIYIVLGQEAMPERANVATSLMMGTAWGTAGLLALPVGAIANSIGLTPTLTGLALIPVAAVVLLLAMPKQSDHDAKVLELSAS